One Halalkalicoccus sp. NIPERK01 DNA segment encodes these proteins:
- the kdgK1 gene encoding bifunctional 2-dehydro-3-deoxygluconokinase/2-dehydro-3-deoxygalactonokinase codes for MTDLVTFGETMLRLSPPGNERLETTTELDVRAAGAESNVAVAAARLGADAVWTSKLPDSPLGRRVTSELESYGLETDPVWSDGGRQGTYYVEFAGEPRGTDVIYDRADAAVTTAHAEELPTERIRDAGWFYTSGITPALSDTLEETTETLLWSAQDAGTRTAFDLNYRSKLWSPAAARETLTGLFDRIDVLVTAERDARNVLGAEGDREGIARGLADEWGFETVVLTLGAEGALAYHGGEVIEQPAVETETHDPIGTGDAFVGAFLARRIAGGDVGEALEYGAATAALKRTIPGDIAVVTPAEVERVIDAAGSGISR; via the coding sequence ATGACCGACCTCGTGACCTTCGGCGAGACGATGTTGCGCCTCTCGCCGCCGGGCAACGAACGCCTCGAGACGACGACCGAACTCGACGTGCGAGCGGCGGGCGCCGAGAGCAACGTCGCGGTCGCCGCCGCCCGGCTAGGTGCCGACGCCGTCTGGACCTCGAAACTGCCGGACTCGCCGCTCGGCCGGCGCGTCACGAGCGAACTCGAGAGCTACGGTCTCGAGACCGACCCCGTCTGGAGCGACGGGGGCAGACAGGGCACCTACTACGTCGAGTTCGCCGGCGAGCCGCGGGGAACCGACGTGATCTACGACCGGGCGGACGCCGCAGTGACGACCGCGCACGCCGAGGAACTCCCGACCGAGCGGATCCGCGATGCGGGGTGGTTCTACACGAGCGGGATCACGCCCGCGCTTTCCGACACCCTCGAAGAAACCACCGAGACGCTCCTGTGGAGCGCACAGGACGCGGGAACGCGGACGGCGTTCGACCTGAACTACCGGAGCAAGCTCTGGTCGCCCGCGGCGGCCCGCGAGACGCTGACGGGACTGTTCGATCGCATCGACGTCCTCGTGACCGCCGAGCGCGACGCGAGGAACGTCCTCGGGGCCGAGGGCGACCGCGAGGGGATCGCCCGCGGGTTGGCCGACGAATGGGGCTTCGAGACGGTCGTGCTCACGCTCGGGGCGGAGGGCGCGCTCGCGTACCACGGTGGCGAGGTGATCGAACAGCCCGCCGTCGAGACGGAGACCCACGATCCCATCGGTACCGGCGACGCCTTCGTCGGCGCGTTCCTCGCGCGGCGGATCGCCGGTGGCGACGTCGGGGAGGCGCTCGAGTACGGGGCGGCGACCGCGGCGCTCAAACGGACCATCCCGGGCGACATCGCCGTCGTCACGCCCGCGGAGGTCGAGCGGGTGATCGACGCGGCGGGAAGCGGGATCTCGCGGTAG
- a CDS encoding NAD(P)/FAD-dependent oxidoreductase yields the protein MTHVAIVGAYGSAGVAVARSLADRDVELTLIDDGDPGGGLCILRGCMPSKAVLSAGAHRFQTRHDDRLSGIPEVDLSAVVERKDEQVLGFAEHRREAVHDLAERENVEFVHDTARFVDSQTLAVGDREIEADYVVIATGSTVNVPDLPGMDEVDPVTSAEVLDSTEYGESGIVMGFGYIGLELVPYLSEAAGMELTVIEHDERPIDEAPPEYGDALLELYREEFGIEILTNARERSVEPTAEGGVRMEVERAGEVETIEADQLFTFTGRKPNLDGLGIENTDLSPEEGWVEATMQARDDPRTFVVGDANGREPILHVAKEQGFRAAENVVAHSEERDLEPYENVHHHVIFSGLGVYPFVRVGHTAASAREAGYDPIEVTRKAADDGVFEVKDVPEGLATLVVARDGTVIGYQALHHHADSMAKTMQIVIELGLDVRDLPDRAYHPTLPEILDGLFREASARIDE from the coding sequence ATGACCCACGTCGCGATCGTCGGTGCCTACGGGAGCGCCGGCGTCGCCGTCGCACGGTCGCTCGCCGATAGGGACGTCGAGTTGACGCTGATCGACGACGGCGACCCTGGCGGCGGCCTCTGCATCCTCAGGGGGTGTATGCCCTCGAAGGCGGTGCTCTCCGCGGGCGCACACCGGTTCCAAACGCGTCACGACGACCGGCTCTCGGGGATCCCCGAGGTCGACCTCTCGGCCGTCGTCGAGCGGAAGGACGAACAGGTGCTTGGCTTCGCCGAACACCGCCGCGAGGCGGTCCACGACCTCGCCGAACGCGAGAACGTCGAGTTCGTCCACGACACCGCGCGGTTCGTCGATTCGCAGACGCTCGCGGTCGGCGACCGCGAGATCGAGGCCGACTACGTCGTGATCGCGACCGGTTCGACGGTGAACGTCCCCGACCTCCCCGGGATGGACGAGGTCGACCCAGTGACGAGCGCGGAGGTGCTCGATTCGACCGAGTACGGGGAGTCGGGGATCGTCATGGGTTTCGGCTACATCGGGCTCGAACTCGTGCCCTACCTCTCCGAGGCGGCGGGGATGGAGCTGACGGTCATCGAACACGACGAACGACCGATCGACGAGGCGCCTCCCGAGTACGGTGACGCCCTGCTGGAGCTCTACCGCGAGGAGTTCGGGATCGAGATCCTCACGAACGCGAGGGAACGCTCGGTCGAGCCGACGGCCGAGGGGGGCGTCCGCATGGAGGTCGAACGCGCAGGCGAGGTCGAGACGATCGAGGCCGATCAGCTCTTCACCTTCACGGGCCGGAAGCCGAACCTCGACGGGCTGGGAATCGAGAACACGGACCTCTCGCCCGAGGAGGGCTGGGTCGAGGCGACGATGCAGGCACGGGACGATCCTCGAACCTTCGTCGTCGGGGACGCGAACGGCCGCGAGCCGATCCTGCACGTCGCCAAGGAGCAGGGGTTCCGGGCGGCGGAGAACGTCGTCGCCCACAGCGAGGAGCGCGACCTCGAGCCCTACGAGAACGTCCACCACCACGTGATCTTCAGCGGGCTGGGCGTGTACCCGTTCGTCCGCGTGGGCCACACCGCGGCGAGCGCCCGCGAGGCCGGCTACGACCCCATCGAAGTCACTCGAAAGGCCGCGGACGACGGCGTGTTCGAGGTGAAGGACGTGCCCGAGGGGCTGGCGACGCTCGTGGTCGCGCGGGACGGCACCGTGATCGGCTATCAGGCGCTGCACCACCACGCCGACTCGATGGCCAAGACGATGCAGATCGTGATCGAACTCGGCCTGGACGTCCGCGACCTCCCCGACCGGGCGTACCACCCGACGCTCCCGGAGATCCTCGACGGCCTCTTTCGCGAGGCCAGCGCCCGAATCGATGAATGA
- a CDS encoding FAD-dependent oxidoreductase produces MEPTETTIAAVRDVGTDTVAVDLETPAGFDAQPGQFVKLSTEVEGEHVSRFYTLSSPDVDETIEITIGIDPEGTLGPWIADAEGETVTVEGPYGSAYYEGEADSLILAGGPGVGPAVGIGERALAEGNDATVVYCDDDPAHTERLDDLREAGATVVVTDELADHVESYYDGQQTFVYGFQGFVSEALDALEKAGGNPDDAKVENFG; encoded by the coding sequence ATGGAACCGACCGAAACCACGATCGCCGCCGTCCGCGACGTGGGTACCGACACCGTCGCGGTCGACCTTGAGACGCCCGCCGGGTTCGACGCACAGCCCGGCCAGTTCGTGAAGCTCTCGACCGAGGTCGAGGGCGAGCACGTCTCGCGATTCTACACCCTCTCGTCGCCCGACGTGGACGAGACGATCGAGATCACCATCGGGATCGACCCCGAGGGGACGCTCGGCCCGTGGATCGCCGACGCGGAGGGCGAGACCGTCACCGTCGAGGGACCGTACGGCAGCGCCTACTACGAGGGCGAGGCCGACTCGCTGATACTGGCGGGCGGGCCGGGCGTCGGCCCCGCCGTCGGGATCGGCGAGCGCGCGCTCGCCGAGGGCAACGACGCCACGGTCGTCTACTGCGACGACGACCCCGCCCACACCGAACGCCTCGACGACCTGCGCGAGGCGGGCGCGACCGTCGTCGTCACCGACGAACTCGCCGACCACGTCGAGAGCTACTACGACGGCCAGCAGACCTTCGTCTACGGCTTCCAGGGGTTCGTCAGCGAGGCGCTCGACGCCCTCGAGAAAGCGGGAGGGAATCCCGACGACGCGAAGGTCGAGAACTTCGGCTGA
- a CDS encoding 2-oxoacid:acceptor oxidoreductase subunit alpha — translation MPEDLNWAIGGEAGDGIDSTGKIFAQALSRAGRHVFTSKDFASRIRGGYTAYKIRTSVDELNSVVDRLDILVALTQRTIDENLDELHEDSVVIYDGERSWDAEVPDEQIELDVPLKSLAEDAGGAIMQNVVALGAACEVAGFPIEHLDSALEKRFGDKGQKLVDNNQEAARKGRDYVRENYDHDFGYDLDTTDEDYVLLNGDEAIGMGALVAGCRFYAGYPITPATNVMEYLTGRIDRYGGTVVQAEDELSAINMALGAARAGARSMTATSGPGIDLMTETFGLIATSETPLVIADVMRSGPSTGMPTKQEQGDLNMTLYGGHGEIPRFVLAPTTIAECFHKTIEAFNLAEKYQTPVYVVSDLAMAVTEQTFSPTEFDMDAVEIDRGKVVDEENIDQYLDEQGRFQPHYDAADGVSPRAFPGTEQGAHMTTGLEHDELGRRTEDTDERVQQVDKRNRKVETAQREEDWSPREFGNAEAENLVLSWGSNEGAIREAMQDLEVDVRFISVPYMFPRPDLTEAVENAEKTVVVECNATGQFADLVERDTLTRVERINKYNGVRFNADELRERITETFAAESEAKA, via the coding sequence ATGCCTGAGGACCTAAACTGGGCCATCGGCGGGGAAGCCGGCGATGGGATCGATTCGACGGGGAAGATCTTCGCCCAGGCACTCTCACGGGCTGGACGACACGTCTTCACATCCAAGGACTTCGCCTCGCGGATCCGCGGGGGCTACACCGCCTACAAGATCCGCACGTCGGTGGACGAACTCAACAGCGTCGTCGACCGGCTCGACATCCTCGTCGCGCTGACCCAGCGCACCATCGACGAGAACCTCGACGAACTCCACGAGGACAGCGTCGTCATCTACGACGGCGAGCGCTCGTGGGACGCCGAGGTCCCCGACGAGCAGATCGAACTCGACGTTCCCCTCAAATCGCTCGCGGAGGACGCCGGCGGCGCGATCATGCAGAACGTCGTCGCGCTCGGGGCCGCCTGCGAGGTGGCGGGCTTCCCGATCGAGCACCTCGACAGCGCCCTCGAGAAGCGCTTCGGCGACAAGGGCCAGAAACTCGTCGACAACAACCAGGAGGCCGCCCGCAAGGGCCGCGATTACGTCCGCGAGAACTACGACCACGACTTCGGCTACGACCTCGACACCACCGACGAGGACTACGTCCTGCTCAACGGCGACGAGGCCATCGGCATGGGCGCGCTCGTCGCCGGCTGTCGCTTTTATGCAGGGTATCCCATCACCCCCGCGACGAACGTGATGGAGTACCTCACCGGGCGGATCGACAGGTACGGCGGCACGGTCGTCCAGGCCGAGGACGAGCTCTCGGCGATCAACATGGCGCTGGGGGCGGCGCGCGCGGGCGCGCGCTCGATGACCGCCACGTCGGGTCCGGGGATCGACCTGATGACCGAGACGTTCGGGCTGATCGCGACCAGCGAGACCCCGCTCGTGATCGCCGACGTGATGCGCTCGGGCCCCTCGACGGGGATGCCCACGAAACAGGAGCAGGGCGACCTCAACATGACCCTCTACGGCGGCCACGGCGAGATCCCCCGGTTCGTCCTCGCGCCGACGACGATCGCCGAGTGTTTCCACAAAACCATCGAGGCGTTCAACCTCGCCGAGAAGTACCAGACCCCCGTCTACGTCGTCTCGGATCTGGCGATGGCCGTCACCGAACAGACGTTTTCTCCCACCGAGTTCGACATGGACGCCGTCGAGATCGATCGCGGAAAGGTCGTCGACGAGGAGAACATCGACCAGTACCTCGACGAACAGGGCCGCTTCCAGCCCCACTACGACGCCGCCGACGGCGTCAGCCCGCGAGCGTTTCCCGGCACCGAACAGGGCGCGCACATGACGACCGGCCTCGAACACGACGAACTCGGGCGGCGAACCGAGGACACCGACGAACGGGTCCAGCAGGTCGACAAGCGAAACCGCAAGGTCGAGACCGCCCAGCGAGAGGAGGACTGGTCGCCACGGGAGTTCGGAAACGCCGAGGCCGAGAACCTCGTGCTCTCGTGGGGCTCGAACGAGGGCGCCATCAGGGAGGCGATGCAGGACCTCGAGGTCGACGTCCGGTTCATCTCGGTGCCGTACATGTTCCCGCGGCCGGATCTGACGGAGGCCGTCGAGAACGCCGAAAAGACCGTCGTCGTCGAGTGTAACGCGACGGGGCAGTTCGCGGACCTCGTCGAGCGCGACACCCTTACACGGGTCGAGCGCATCAACAAGTACAACGGCGTCCGGTTCAACGCGGACGAACTCCGCGAGCGGATCACGGAGACGTTCGCCGCCGAATCGGAGGCGAAAGCATGA
- a CDS encoding 2-oxoacid:ferredoxin oxidoreductase subunit beta, with protein sequence MSSQAHFTDFKSDKRPTWCPGCGDFGTMNGMMKALANTGNTPDDTFICAGIGCSGKIGTYMHSYALHGVHGRALPVGTGVKLANPELEVMVAGGDGDGYSIGAGHFIHAVRRNVDMTYVVMDNRIYGLTKGQFSPTSREDFETSTSPEGTKQSPVHPLALAMAAGGTFIAQSFSSDAMRHTEIIEQAIEHDGFALVNTYSPCVTFNDVDTYDYFRDSLVDLDEEDHDPTDYDQARRKIMDFDNIYQGVLYRDDDSVGYEKRLGIEEPMNEIPDGAPEGAMDLVREFY encoded by the coding sequence ATGAGCTCTCAGGCACACTTCACCGACTTCAAGTCGGACAAGCGACCCACGTGGTGTCCCGGCTGCGGCGACTTCGGGACGATGAACGGCATGATGAAGGCGCTCGCCAACACCGGCAACACCCCCGACGACACCTTCATCTGCGCGGGGATCGGCTGCTCGGGCAAGATCGGGACGTACATGCACTCGTACGCGCTTCACGGCGTCCACGGGCGTGCGCTACCGGTCGGCACGGGCGTGAAACTCGCCAATCCCGAACTGGAAGTGATGGTCGCGGGCGGCGACGGCGACGGCTACTCGATCGGCGCGGGCCACTTCATCCACGCAGTACGGAGAAACGTCGACATGACCTACGTCGTCATGGACAACCGCATCTACGGGCTGACCAAGGGCCAGTTCTCGCCGACTAGTAGGGAAGACTTCGAGACATCGACCTCGCCCGAAGGGACCAAGCAGTCGCCCGTCCACCCGCTCGCGCTGGCGATGGCCGCCGGCGGCACGTTCATCGCCCAGTCGTTCTCCTCGGACGCGATGCGCCACACCGAGATCATCGAGCAGGCCATCGAACACGACGGCTTCGCGCTGGTCAACACGTACAGCCCGTGTGTGACGTTCAACGACGTCGACACCTACGATTACTTCCGGGACTCGCTCGTGGACCTCGACGAGGAGGACCACGACCCCACGGACTACGACCAGGCCCGCCGGAAGATCATGGACTTCGACAACATCTATCAGGGCGTGCTCTACCGGGACGACGACAGCGTGGGCTACGAGAAGCGCCTCGGGATCGAGGAGCCGATGAACGAGATTCCGGACGGCGCGCCCGAGGGCGCGATGGACCTCGTTCGCGAGTTCTACTGA
- the mce gene encoding methylmalonyl-CoA epimerase → MRFDHAGIATDDAEGLTELFETVFDVPLVHEEEFDGMDVRFLDLESGYFELLEPREGGTIARYLERNGPGIHHLALGTDDIERALASAREAGIDLIDEEPRGGAWEHEVAFLHPKSTGGVLIEFVEH, encoded by the coding sequence ATGCGCTTCGATCACGCCGGCATCGCGACCGACGACGCGGAAGGGCTGACTGAACTGTTCGAGACGGTTTTCGACGTCCCGCTGGTCCACGAGGAGGAGTTCGACGGAATGGACGTACGATTCCTCGACCTCGAAAGCGGCTATTTCGAACTGCTCGAACCCCGCGAGGGAGGAACGATCGCACGCTATCTCGAACGGAACGGGCCCGGGATCCACCACCTCGCGCTCGGTACCGACGACATCGAGCGCGCGCTCGCGAGCGCCCGCGAGGCCGGGATCGACCTCATCGACGAGGAACCCCGAGGAGGAGCGTGGGAACACGAGGTCGCCTTCCTGCACCCGAAGTCCACCGGTGGCGTCCTGATCGAGTTCGTGGAACACTGA
- a CDS encoding sugar O-acetyltransferase — protein MTSERERMLRGELYDASDPRLVAERQRARELAHEYNHTAEDEPDRRERILEELFGSVEGDLFVEPPFRCDYGSNIHVGEDFYANFDCVILDVRRVEFGRDCLLGPGVHVYTATHPLDADERAAGLEYGEPVAVGDGVWIGGRAVLNPGVTVGDGAVIASGAVVTEDVPDGVVVGGNPATVVKTLD, from the coding sequence ATGACCAGCGAGCGCGAGAGGATGCTTCGCGGCGAACTCTACGATGCGAGCGACCCACGACTCGTCGCCGAGCGCCAGCGCGCCCGCGAACTCGCCCACGAGTACAACCACACCGCGGAGGATGAACCCGATCGGCGCGAGCGAATTTTGGAAGAGCTGTTCGGCTCCGTCGAGGGTGACCTCTTCGTCGAACCGCCGTTTCGCTGTGACTACGGCTCGAACATCCACGTCGGCGAGGACTTCTACGCGAACTTCGACTGCGTGATTCTGGACGTCCGTCGGGTCGAGTTCGGCCGGGACTGCCTGCTGGGGCCGGGCGTCCACGTCTACACCGCGACCCACCCGCTCGACGCCGACGAGCGCGCAGCGGGCCTCGAATACGGCGAGCCGGTCGCCGTCGGCGACGGCGTCTGGATCGGCGGGCGAGCGGTGCTCAATCCCGGCGTCACGGTCGGGGATGGTGCGGTGATCGCCTCGGGCGCGGTCGTCACCGAGGACGTTCCCGACGGGGTGGTCGTCGGCGGAAACCCGGCGACGGTCGTAAAGACACTGGACTGA
- a CDS encoding elongation factor EF-2 encodes MGRRKKIVQECERLMDKPENIRNIAIAAHVDHGKTTLTDNLLAGAGMIADEGEATRLMMDTEEDEQERGITIDAANVSMTHEYEDTNHLINLIDTPGHVDFGGDVTRAMRAVDGALVVVDAVEGAMPQTETVVRQALREGVKPTLFINKVDRLISELQEGPEEMQERLLSVIADVNELIRGMTQDMDDIDDWTVSVEDGTVAFGSALYRWGVSMPSMQATGIDFGDIIELERNGERQELHDRTPLSDVVLDMVCEHFPNPLDAQPRRIPRIWRGDDESELAEGMRLVDDEGEVVLMVTDIGIDPHAGEIAAGRVFSGTIEKGQELYVSGTAGKNRVQSVGIYMGGEREEVEHVPAGNIAAVTGLRDAIAGSTVSSVEMTPFESIEHISEPVITKSVEAKSMDDLPKLIETLRQVSKEDPTIQVTINEDTGEHLISGQGELHLEVITQRIERNQGIPVNTGEPIVVYREAIREPTDTVEGISPNRHNRFYLTAEPLPEEIVDQIKLGEVSMDMPEQERREALQEAGMDKDTSQNVEHIFGTNVLIDDTKGIQHLNETMELVIEGLEEALDEGPLAGEPVQGTLLRLNDARLHEDTIHRGPAQVIPAVRRAVHRALIAGKVALLEPIQDVRIDVPSEHMGSASGEIQGRRGRVDDMYQEGDLMVIEGIAPVDEMIGFSSDIRSATEGRASWNTENAGFRVMADNLQRETIMEIRERKGMKLELPESIDYF; translated from the coding sequence ATGGGCCGACGAAAGAAGATCGTTCAGGAGTGTGAACGGTTGATGGACAAGCCGGAGAACATCCGGAACATCGCCATCGCCGCACACGTCGATCACGGCAAGACGACGCTGACGGACAACCTGCTGGCCGGCGCGGGCATGATCGCCGACGAGGGCGAGGCCACCCGGCTGATGATGGACACCGAGGAGGACGAACAGGAGCGCGGGATCACCATCGACGCGGCGAACGTCTCGATGACCCACGAGTACGAGGACACCAACCACCTCATCAACCTCATCGACACGCCGGGTCACGTCGACTTCGGCGGGGACGTCACCCGCGCGATGCGCGCGGTCGACGGCGCCCTGGTCGTCGTCGACGCCGTCGAGGGCGCGATGCCCCAGACCGAAACCGTCGTGCGACAGGCGCTGCGCGAGGGCGTCAAACCCACCCTCTTCATCAACAAGGTCGACCGCCTCATCAGCGAACTCCAGGAGGGCCCCGAGGAGATGCAAGAGCGCCTCCTGAGCGTCATCGCGGACGTCAACGAGCTCATCCGCGGGATGACCCAGGACATGGACGACATCGACGACTGGACGGTCTCCGTCGAGGACGGCACCGTCGCGTTCGGTTCGGCGCTGTACCGCTGGGGCGTCTCGATGCCCTCGATGCAGGCGACCGGCATCGACTTCGGCGACATCATCGAACTCGAGCGCAACGGCGAGCGCCAGGAGCTCCACGACCGGACGCCGCTGTCGGACGTCGTGCTCGACATGGTCTGTGAGCACTTCCCGAACCCGCTCGACGCCCAGCCCCGTCGTATCCCGCGCATCTGGCGCGGCGACGACGAGTCCGAACTCGCCGAGGGGATGCGACTGGTCGACGACGAGGGCGAGGTCGTCCTGATGGTCACCGACATCGGCATCGACCCTCACGCCGGCGAGATCGCCGCCGGTCGCGTCTTCTCCGGCACCATCGAGAAGGGCCAGGAGCTCTACGTCTCGGGCACCGCGGGCAAGAACCGCGTCCAGTCGGTCGGGATCTACATGGGCGGCGAGCGCGAGGAGGTCGAACACGTCCCCGCCGGCAACATCGCCGCCGTCACCGGGTTGCGCGATGCCATCGCCGGCTCGACCGTCTCCTCGGTGGAGATGACACCGTTCGAGTCGATCGAACACATCTCCGAGCCCGTCATCACCAAGAGCGTCGAGGCGAAGAGCATGGACGACCTTCCGAAGCTCATCGAGACCCTCCGCCAAGTGTCGAAGGAGGACCCCACGATCCAGGTCACGATCAACGAGGACACCGGCGAGCACCTCATCTCGGGCCAGGGCGAACTTCACCTCGAAGTGATCACCCAGCGCATCGAGCGCAACCAGGGCATTCCAGTAAACACCGGTGAGCCGATCGTCGTCTACCGCGAGGCGATCCGCGAGCCGACCGACACCGTCGAGGGGATCTCGCCGAACCGCCACAACCGGTTCTACCTCACCGCAGAACCCCTCCCCGAGGAGATCGTCGACCAGATCAAGCTCGGCGAGGTCTCGATGGACATGCCCGAACAGGAGCGCCGCGAGGCCCTCCAGGAGGCGGGCATGGACAAGGACACCTCCCAGAACGTCGAACACATCTTCGGCACGAACGTCCTGATCGACGATACCAAGGGGATCCAGCACCTCAACGAGACGATGGAACTCGTCATCGAGGGGCTCGAGGAGGCCCTCGACGAGGGGCCCCTCGCGGGTGAACCCGTCCAGGGCACCCTGCTTCGCCTGAACGACGCCCGCCTGCACGAGGACACCATCCACCGGGGTCCCGCGCAGGTCATTCCCGCCGTTCGTCGCGCGGTCCACCGCGCGCTCATCGCCGGGAAGGTCGCGCTGCTCGAACCCATCCAGGACGTCCGCATCGACGTCCCCAGCGAACACATGGGATCGGCCAGCGGCGAGATCCAGGGCCGTCGTGGCCGCGTCGACGACATGTACCAGGAAGGTGACCTCATGGTCATCGAGGGGATCGCCCCCGTCGACGAGATGATCGGCTTCTCCTCGGACATCCGCAGCGCCACCGAGGGACGGGCCTCGTGGAACACCGAGAACGCCGGCTTCCGCGTGATGGCCGACAACCTCCAGCGCGAGACGATCATGGAGATCCGCGAGCGAAAGGGCATGAAGCTCGAACTGCCCGAATCGATCGATTACTTCTAG
- a CDS encoding DUF5781 family protein: MDVRVTGSAPPSPFLSARDLFETEYDLSLPVRVRVREDPDERTWTAHPGEYHVLNISKQAATSAMARELALHEFAHMHRNEGGHPSHTQSTEEALFLALSGRAVERRRLAHCYQIANHMKDIYADDITLTLGPTDKLVSFLESGLAAALADRPTPPRPGFEQISPSADPEITAVNAAFALALVERHDLVDDDHRLYDLAYAAARDAPGIGFESFKRRFRDLASDPDESEYRKSLVSATRTYATAADAPAAD; encoded by the coding sequence ATGGACGTTCGAGTGACAGGTTCCGCCCCACCCTCCCCGTTTCTGAGTGCCCGCGACCTCTTCGAGACCGAGTACGACCTCTCGCTCCCCGTGCGCGTCCGGGTCCGCGAGGACCCCGACGAGCGCACGTGGACCGCCCACCCCGGCGAGTACCACGTGCTCAACATCTCCAAACAGGCCGCCACGAGCGCGATGGCCCGCGAACTCGCCCTCCACGAGTTCGCCCACATGCACCGAAACGAGGGCGGCCACCCCTCGCACACCCAGTCGACCGAGGAGGCGCTGTTTCTCGCGCTCTCCGGACGCGCCGTCGAGCGCCGACGGCTCGCGCACTGCTACCAGATCGCGAACCACATGAAGGACATCTACGCCGACGACATCACGCTCACGCTGGGGCCGACCGACAAACTCGTCTCCTTTCTCGAATCGGGGCTGGCGGCGGCGCTGGCCGACCGGCCGACGCCGCCCCGACCGGGCTTCGAGCAGATCTCGCCGAGCGCCGATCCGGAGATCACGGCCGTCAACGCCGCCTTCGCGCTCGCGCTCGTCGAGCGCCACGACCTCGTCGACGACGACCACCGCCTCTACGACCTGGCGTACGCGGCGGCGCGCGACGCGCCGGGGATCGGGTTCGAGTCGTTCAAACGCCGGTTCCGGGACCTCGCGAGCGATCCCGACGAGAGCGAGTACCGGAAGTCGCTCGTCTCCGCGACCCGGACGTACGCGACGGCCGCCGATGCGCCGGCGGCCGACTGA